In the Methanobacterium sp. genome, GTATAATTTTCAGGTACGGTCCCTCCGTCAAAAACAACTACTTCGCCATTTTCTTCAAATAATTCAGTTAGTTTCCATGCGGTACTGGGTCCAGCAGCATCATCACCTTTTATTTCATTTCCGATGCCCAGAATAACTACTTTCCCATGATTTTTAAGAAATTTTTTCAGCTGTTGCTTTAATGCTATTTAATCCACCACCCATCCGGTAACTGAGTTTAACATTTATGCGATTTCCTATATATACACTGATTTTTTCTATAGGGACAAGTAACGGAGGATTTAACATTGGTGTAGGTCCGCAAATTATATTTTCTGTAAGAACAGTAAATGTGGTGATTTTAATTCCTGATAAAATCCCGTTTTTTAAGATTTTAAACTCAATATTCGCCTCTAAATTTTCTTCGATTCTATTTTTAAAATTAATTTCACTGTAGATTATGAAATTGCTCATTACTTCATAATAGGGTTTTTGATTTGATTCAGGGTCTTCATAACAGATGTAATCCCTATCCATACTGATAATTTCGGCACCATTTAGAATTCTGCATGGAATAACTTCTCCGTCTTTTTTAAGGAATTTTAAAATAGAATTAATCACTGGAACCTGTTCCTCATCAATTAGGGCAGTATCTAACATCTCACAAATAATCAAATCAGCCTTATCCTGAAAAATAAGTTCCTTTGCATCTTTATTAATTAGATGGATATTATCAAACGGCTTAAAATTAAATTCAGCAATATTAGCAATATTAGGATCAATTTCAACAGAATACACTGTGTTAAAATAAAAAGAAGCTAAAATAGATAAAATTCCACAGCCTGCACCAATATCATAAACAATTCCTCCGGCCTTCAAAATCTCCGATTTTGACTGCCCAAACACTTCGTGTTTGACGGCCTTCAAAATCTCCGATTTTGACTGCCCAAACACTTCGTGTTTGACGGCCTTCAAAATCTCCGATTTTGACTGCCCAAACACTTCGTGTTTGACGGCCTTCAAAATCTCCGATTTTGACTGCCCAAACACTTCGTGTTTGACGGCCTTCAAAATCTCCGATTTTGACTGCCCAAACACTTCGTGTTTGACGGCCTTCAAAATCTCCGATTTTGA is a window encoding:
- a CDS encoding 50S ribosomal protein L11 methyltransferase, whose product is SKSEILKAVKHEVFGQSKSEILKAVKHEVFGQSKSEILKAVKHEVFGQSKSEILKAVKHEVFGQSKSEILKAVKHEVFGQSKSEILKAGGIVYDIGAGCGILSILASFYFNTVYSVEIDPNIANIAEFNFKPFDNIHLINKDAKELIFQDKADLIICEMLDTALIDEEQVPVINSILKFLKKDGEVIPCRILNGAEIISMDRDYICYEDPESNQKPYYEVMSNFIIYSEINFKNRIEENLEANIEFKILKNGILSGIKITTFTVLTENIICGPTPMLNPPLLVPIEKISVYIGNRINVKLSYRMGGGLNSIKATAEKIS